The Patescibacteria group bacterium genome includes a window with the following:
- a CDS encoding twin-arginine translocase subunit TatC encodes MAKGSAINPELQKVINKNLPFLMEIRRRILFTASVFLVFSFLGFFYYEKIIKSVFNLLNLPAVNIVFTSPFQYMELAINCGVAVGLVISFPLIIWQLLSFLKPALKPKEFRIILLLLPVSLALFAGGFGVGIWMMRYVVSLSYQKSVELSIGTLLDISSLLSKIIVTSSLMGIAFQFPIVMTALMQLNIVKTKKFAKQRPLIYTLAIIFAALMPPTDIFSLLLLTLPLVILFELTLLLNKLVKPEKGRGWKK; translated from the coding sequence ATGGCCAAAGGTTCCGCTATTAACCCCGAATTACAAAAGGTCATAAACAAAAATTTACCCTTCTTAATGGAGATAAGAAGAAGAATTCTTTTTACAGCTTCCGTGTTTTTAGTGTTCTCGTTTTTAGGCTTTTTCTACTACGAAAAAATAATCAAGTCCGTCTTCAATCTGCTAAATCTGCCTGCTGTTAACATTGTCTTTACTTCCCCATTCCAATATATGGAGTTGGCGATAAATTGCGGAGTGGCAGTTGGGCTTGTCATCAGTTTCCCTTTGATAATTTGGCAGCTGCTTTCATTTCTAAAGCCGGCGCTTAAGCCAAAGGAATTTAGAATCATACTTCTTCTTTTGCCTGTTAGTTTAGCCTTATTTGCCGGAGGTTTTGGAGTTGGAATCTGGATGATGAGATATGTGGTCTCTCTTTCCTATCAAAAATCAGTAGAGCTTTCAATTGGAACACTACTTGACATCAGCTCTCTTCTCTCAAAGATTATAGTCACTTCCTCTTTAATGGGGATAGCCTTCCAATTCCCCATTGTTATGACTGCTTTGATGCAGCTTAACATTGTCAAAACCAAAAAATTTGCCAAACAAAGACCGCTCATCTACACTTTGGCAATTATATTTGCTGCTCTAATGCCTCCAACTGACATCTTTTCCCTTCTTCTTCTAACTTTACCTCTTGTAATTCTATTTGAACTTACGCTATTATTAAACAAGTTAGTCAAACCTGAAAAAGGGAGGGGGTGGAAAAAATGA